A stretch of the Kushneria konosiri genome encodes the following:
- a CDS encoding ribonucleoside-diphosphate reductase subunit alpha has translation METSHTERDTSSTFDDAHTRKSDQQLRVIKRTGDTATFDASKISVAMSKAFLAVEGDNAAGSSRIRELVEQLTQSIMETFARRMPEGGTLHIEDIQDQVELALMRSGEHKVARAYVLYREEHARARAAQHQGIEKPHPTINVTQPDGSRRPLDLARIETLVTEACADLDNVEVRRIVDESLRNLYDGVTPDGVATALMMTARMLVEKEPNYTFVTARLLQDNLRREALSFLEVAQEATFGDMATLYKPAFKNYIKRGIEFEQLDPVLAEFDLERLGDALSHERDNQFTYLGLQTLYDRYFLHRDGVRYELPQVMFMRVAMGLSLNEQDREARAIEFYELLSSFDYMTSTPTLFNAGTVRSQLSSCYLTTVPDNLEGIYGAIRDNAMLSKWAGGLGNDWTPVRALGSYIKGTNGKSQGVVPFLKVVNDTAVAVNQGGKRKGAVCSYLETWHMDVEEFLELRKNTGDDRRRTHDMNTANWVPDLFMKRVSEEKEWTLFSPATCPDLHDLYGAAFEKRYEEYEAMTQTGEITLFKRVQAKDLWRKMLSMLFETGHPWITFKDPCNLRSPQRHAGVVHSSNLCTEITLNTSVDEIAVCNLGSINLAAHVVDGQLDSEKLKRSVKTAVRMLDNVIDINYYAVPQARRSNFRHRPVGLGLMGFQDALYKQGIAYASDDAVTFADHSMELISYHAIEASSDLAAERGHYESYEGSLWSQGVLPIDSILDLQRERGEQYVQMDTSTTQDWDRIRDKVRRQGMRNSNVMAIAPTATISNICGVTQSIEPTYQNLYVKSNLSGEFTVVNSHMVHALKERGLWDEVMINDLKYYDGSLQPIDRIPDDLKQRYATAFEIEARWIVEAASRRQKWIDQAQSLNLYISGVSGRKLDTTYRMAWQLGLKTTYYLRAQASTRLEKSTLKGTDGKLTGVKPNAPTPQPASSPSSEASQAPQQPLGSAPPLACSLDDPDCEACQ, from the coding sequence ATGGAAACCTCGCATACAGAGCGTGATACCTCATCAACCTTTGATGATGCTCATACGCGCAAGTCCGATCAGCAACTGCGCGTCATCAAGCGTACCGGTGATACCGCCACCTTTGATGCGAGCAAGATCTCCGTGGCCATGAGCAAGGCCTTTCTGGCCGTGGAAGGCGACAACGCCGCCGGCTCTTCGCGTATTCGCGAGCTGGTGGAGCAGCTGACGCAGTCCATCATGGAGACGTTTGCACGTCGTATGCCCGAAGGTGGCACCCTGCATATCGAGGATATTCAGGATCAGGTCGAGCTGGCATTGATGCGCTCGGGCGAGCACAAGGTGGCACGTGCCTACGTGCTGTATCGCGAAGAGCATGCCCGCGCTCGCGCCGCTCAGCATCAGGGCATCGAAAAGCCCCACCCCACCATCAATGTCACACAGCCTGACGGCAGCCGCCGCCCGCTGGATCTGGCCCGTATTGAAACGCTGGTCACCGAAGCCTGCGCAGATCTGGATAACGTGGAAGTGCGTCGCATCGTCGATGAATCACTGCGCAACCTCTACGACGGCGTGACTCCCGATGGCGTCGCCACGGCACTGATGATGACCGCGCGCATGCTGGTCGAGAAGGAGCCCAACTATACCTTCGTGACCGCGCGTCTTTTGCAGGACAATCTGCGTCGTGAGGCGCTCTCCTTCCTGGAAGTTGCCCAGGAAGCCACCTTTGGTGACATGGCCACGCTCTACAAGCCGGCTTTCAAAAACTATATCAAGCGCGGCATCGAATTCGAGCAGCTTGATCCGGTACTGGCCGAATTCGACCTTGAGCGTCTCGGTGATGCCCTGAGCCATGAGCGTGACAATCAGTTCACCTATCTGGGCCTGCAGACGCTTTACGACCGCTACTTCCTGCACCGCGATGGCGTTCGTTACGAACTGCCGCAGGTCATGTTCATGCGTGTCGCCATGGGCCTCTCTCTGAACGAGCAGGATCGCGAAGCGCGCGCCATCGAGTTTTATGAGCTGCTGTCGAGTTTCGATTACATGACCTCGACGCCTACGCTGTTCAACGCCGGTACCGTGCGCAGCCAGCTGTCCTCATGCTACCTGACTACCGTTCCGGACAACCTTGAAGGCATCTACGGTGCCATCCGTGATAACGCCATGCTCTCCAAGTGGGCCGGCGGCCTTGGCAACGACTGGACACCGGTGCGTGCTCTGGGCTCCTATATCAAGGGCACCAACGGCAAGTCTCAGGGTGTTGTGCCCTTTCTCAAGGTTGTCAACGACACGGCCGTAGCGGTCAACCAGGGCGGCAAGCGCAAGGGCGCAGTCTGCTCGTACCTGGAAACCTGGCATATGGACGTCGAGGAATTCCTCGAGCTTCGCAAGAACACCGGCGATGATCGTCGCCGTACGCACGACATGAATACGGCCAACTGGGTGCCGGACCTGTTCATGAAGCGCGTCAGCGAAGAAAAGGAATGGACGCTGTTTTCACCGGCCACCTGCCCTGACCTGCATGATCTTTATGGCGCGGCGTTTGAAAAGCGTTATGAAGAGTACGAAGCCATGACGCAGACCGGCGAGATCACGCTGTTCAAGCGCGTTCAGGCCAAGGATCTGTGGCGCAAGATGCTGTCGATGCTGTTTGAAACAGGCCATCCCTGGATCACGTTCAAGGATCCGTGCAACCTGCGCAGCCCGCAGCGTCATGCCGGCGTCGTGCACTCGTCCAACCTGTGCACCGAGATCACGCTCAATACCAGCGTCGACGAAATTGCAGTGTGCAACCTGGGATCGATCAACCTGGCCGCCCACGTGGTCGATGGTCAGCTGGACAGCGAAAAGCTCAAGCGCTCGGTCAAGACGGCCGTTCGCATGCTCGATAACGTTATCGACATCAACTACTACGCCGTGCCGCAGGCCAGGCGCTCCAACTTCCGTCACCGTCCGGTTGGTCTGGGTCTGATGGGCTTTCAGGACGCGCTCTACAAGCAAGGGATCGCCTACGCTTCCGATGATGCCGTGACCTTTGCCGATCACTCCATGGAGCTGATCAGCTATCACGCCATTGAAGCGTCCAGCGACCTGGCAGCCGAGCGCGGCCATTATGAATCCTATGAAGGTTCGCTCTGGAGTCAGGGCGTGCTGCCCATCGACTCGATTCTTGACCTCCAGCGCGAGCGTGGCGAACAGTATGTGCAGATGGATACGTCCACCACGCAGGACTGGGATCGCATCCGCGACAAGGTCCGTCGTCAGGGCATGCGTAATTCCAACGTCATGGCCATCGCACCCACGGCCACCATTTCCAATATCTGTGGTGTGACGCAGTCGATCGAGCCGACCTATCAGAACCTGTATGTGAAATCGAACCTGTCGGGCGAGTTCACCGTCGTCAACTCGCACATGGTTCATGCGCTCAAGGAGCGCGGCCTGTGGGATGAAGTCATGATCAATGACCTCAAGTACTACGATGGCTCGCTTCAGCCGATCGACCGTATTCCGGACGATCTCAAGCAGCGCTACGCCACGGCTTTCGAGATCGAAGCACGCTGGATTGTCGAGGCTGCCTCGCGTCGTCAGAAGTGGATTGATCAGGCCCAGTCCCTGAATCTCTACATCAGCGGGGTTTCGGGTCGCAAGCTGGATACCACCTATCGAATGGCGTGGCAGTTGGGTCTGAAGACGACCTACTACCTCCGTGCACAGGCTTCGACCCGACTTGAGAAATCAACGCTCAAGGGAACAGACGGCAAGCTGACCGGCGTCAAGCCCAACGCACCGACACCTCAGCCGGCATCCTCGCCCTCATCGGAAGCCTCGCAGGCTCCCCAGCAGCCCCTGGGCTCGGCACCGCCGCTGGCCTGCTCACTTGATGATCCGGACTGCGAAGCCTGCCAGTAA
- a CDS encoding ATP-binding protein, with amino-acid sequence MPSKFPSLVSWHSRAGSVDGVAPPPHRPLSAHGGFRRLYLTLFFSLMAIFWVGVVASWLIDDWREDHYRQRLASGPMALLTSLVASQPESSRDAWLSAYEDELGIRLALSDSETLMLGFMDRRRLAQGEVLARQAQGEIGWQLYQRLPGENDAILVAHFTGLSEQQPLQLVSLLRQWLELSPDDEREARFQELRSRISLPMGMGSGTPPGLSNSQLEQLNAGHVVINVVAERSSLGFYAQFSGGRWIMVGPLSPFESLPILTIATVMALMLTLLGTAIYLIMRSVEKRLTRLEQTTASFTAGDYNARVTIQEGEYLTQLGLAFNTMADQVQAVLSSQQDLMRAVSHEFRTPVARVRFALQMVDDMSESPGIRRLLKGVDDDIESIDRLIDEILTYARLDSATDGLLPLEPVSLEVRDIADRVVETLTPLHPQLTFEVTGGQDLNVHADARYLQRALQNLVSNACTHASSRVHVRLLGDERMVYLSVEDDGAGVPLEERERIFKPFARIDDSRTRHQPGIGGYGLGLAIVARIVHWHHGRITVDTAPELGGAQFILSLPRHYEAAEDYA; translated from the coding sequence ATGCCGTCAAAATTCCCCTCTCTGGTCTCATGGCACTCCCGCGCTGGCAGCGTGGATGGTGTAGCGCCGCCGCCTCACAGGCCGCTGTCCGCCCACGGTGGTTTTCGCAGACTTTATCTGACCCTGTTTTTCTCGCTCATGGCCATTTTCTGGGTGGGCGTGGTCGCCTCATGGCTGATTGACGACTGGCGAGAGGATCACTATCGCCAGCGTCTCGCCAGCGGGCCGATGGCACTGCTCACCTCATTGGTGGCCAGTCAGCCTGAAAGCTCTCGCGATGCATGGTTGAGTGCCTACGAGGATGAGCTGGGCATTCGTCTGGCGCTGTCGGATTCCGAAACGCTGATGCTTGGCTTCATGGACCGTCGACGTCTGGCGCAGGGAGAGGTACTGGCCCGCCAGGCACAGGGGGAAATTGGCTGGCAGCTCTATCAGCGTCTGCCCGGTGAAAACGATGCCATTCTTGTTGCGCATTTTACCGGTCTTTCCGAACAGCAGCCCCTGCAGCTCGTCTCCCTGTTGCGACAGTGGCTGGAGCTGTCTCCTGACGATGAGCGCGAGGCCCGTTTTCAGGAGCTGCGAAGCCGTATCTCCCTGCCGATGGGCATGGGCAGCGGTACGCCTCCAGGGCTGTCCAATAGTCAGCTGGAGCAGCTCAATGCCGGACATGTCGTGATCAACGTCGTGGCCGAGCGCTCAAGCCTTGGTTTCTATGCCCAGTTCTCGGGCGGTCGATGGATCATGGTCGGGCCGCTGTCACCCTTTGAATCCCTGCCCATTCTGACCATTGCCACGGTCATGGCGCTAATGCTGACCCTGCTGGGAACCGCCATCTACCTCATCATGCGCAGCGTGGAGAAGCGCCTGACGCGGCTTGAGCAGACCACGGCAAGCTTTACGGCAGGGGACTACAACGCGCGTGTGACCATTCAGGAAGGGGAGTATCTGACCCAGCTGGGATTGGCCTTTAATACCATGGCCGATCAGGTTCAGGCAGTTCTCTCATCGCAGCAGGACCTGATGCGCGCCGTCTCGCACGAGTTTCGAACGCCGGTGGCCCGCGTGCGATTTGCGCTGCAGATGGTTGATGACATGAGCGAGTCACCGGGTATTCGTCGTCTGCTCAAGGGTGTGGATGACGATATCGAGTCCATTGACCGGCTGATCGATGAAATCCTGACCTATGCGCGTCTGGATAGCGCAACCGACGGATTATTACCGCTGGAACCGGTCAGTCTTGAAGTGCGCGATATCGCCGACCGTGTCGTCGAGACGCTGACGCCGCTGCATCCGCAACTGACGTTTGAAGTCACCGGCGGCCAGGATCTCAACGTGCATGCCGATGCGCGCTACCTGCAGCGAGCGCTGCAGAATCTGGTCTCCAATGCCTGCACTCACGCCAGCAGCCGCGTTCACGTACGTCTGTTGGGCGATGAGCGCATGGTGTATCTCAGCGTCGAGGACGATGGCGCGGGTGTACCACTGGAAGAACGCGAGCGTATTTTCAAACCCTTCGCCCGCATTGATGACAGTCGTACCCGCCATCAGCCGGGCATCGGTGGCTATGGCCTGGGGTTGGCGATCGTGGCCCGTATCGTACATTGGCATCATGGTCGTATTACGGTCGACACCGCCCCCGAGCTGGGAGGCGCGCAGTTTATCCTCTCCCTGCCGCGTCATTACGAAGCGGCGGAAGACTACGCCTGA
- a CDS encoding winged helix-turn-helix domain-containing protein yields MDNITTANEHILIIEDDERLAALTREYLEGNGFRVSVEHDGTNGVERILSLRPDLVILDLMLPGEDGLSICRRVRHQYPGPILMLTARTDDMDQVLGLEMGADDYVPKPVPPRVLLARMRALLRRADGSETPEHEETRLEFRDLVVDSSTREAWLNGERIDLTSAEFDLLWLLASHAGRVLTREEIFSALRGIRYDGQDRSIDVRVSRIRPKIGDDPHQPQRIKTVRSKGYLFVREI; encoded by the coding sequence TTGGATAACATTACAACCGCCAACGAACACATTCTTATCATCGAAGATGATGAACGACTGGCCGCGTTGACGCGTGAGTATCTTGAAGGCAACGGTTTCAGGGTCAGCGTTGAGCACGACGGGACCAATGGTGTCGAGCGTATTCTTTCCCTGCGACCGGACCTGGTCATTCTTGACCTGATGCTGCCTGGTGAAGATGGTCTGTCCATCTGCCGCCGCGTACGTCACCAGTACCCCGGCCCCATTTTGATGCTGACGGCACGTACCGATGACATGGATCAGGTGCTGGGTCTTGAAATGGGGGCCGATGATTACGTGCCCAAGCCGGTACCGCCGCGTGTTCTGTTGGCGCGCATGCGCGCCCTGCTGCGTCGTGCCGACGGATCGGAAACGCCTGAGCACGAGGAAACCCGCCTCGAGTTTCGCGATCTGGTGGTGGACTCGTCTACCAGAGAAGCCTGGCTCAACGGTGAGCGCATCGACTTGACCAGCGCGGAGTTTGATCTCTTGTGGCTTCTGGCTTCCCATGCCGGACGGGTACTGACGCGCGAAGAGATCTTCTCGGCGCTGCGGGGCATTCGTTATGATGGACAGGATCGTTCGATAGACGTTCGTGTCTCTCGCATCCGGCCCAAGATCGGTGATGACCCGCATCAGCCGCAGCGTATCAAGACAGTGCGCAGCAAGGGATATCTGTTCGTTCGAGAGATCTAA
- a CDS encoding YMGG-like glycine zipper-containing protein, with amino-acid sequence MHKSILVMSVVGALTLLTACSSPTGRSAAQGAGIGGLTGAAAGAVTGGSAGTGALIGGAAGAAVGAASAQ; translated from the coding sequence ATGCATAAGAGCATTCTGGTAATGAGCGTTGTAGGAGCACTCACCCTTCTGACTGCCTGCAGTAGCCCAACGGGGCGTAGCGCAGCACAAGGGGCAGGTATTGGCGGTTTGACAGGCGCAGCAGCAGGCGCGGTCACGGGTGGCAGTGCAGGTACCGGCGCCCTGATTGGCGGTGCTGCGGGTGCCGCTGTGGGTGCAGCCAGCGCCCAGTAA
- a CDS encoding LysR family transcriptional regulator produces the protein MIEFRHLRTLLALRDTGSLVEAAERVHLTQSALSHQLKDLEERLDCPLFLRKTRPVQFTRAGQRLLGLAEQVLPQIRNAERDIARMAGGEQGRLHMAIECHSCFQWLMPTIDHFRNHWPEVEVDIPAGQHFDPLPALAREQLDLVITADPQSLPRIHYEPLFRYESLLAVARQHPLADRRYIAPEDLIDQTLITYPVEHSKLDVFTRFLEPAGIHPRETRTAELTMMMMQLVASERGVCALPNWALTEYLEKDYVKACSLGREGVWGTLYAAVRLDQMNQVWMSDFLRTARETSFSVLNGIRPAN, from the coding sequence ATGATCGAGTTCCGGCACCTGCGTACCCTGCTGGCACTGCGCGATACCGGGTCACTGGTCGAGGCCGCCGAGCGCGTGCATCTGACCCAGTCGGCCTTGTCTCATCAGCTCAAGGATCTGGAAGAGCGACTGGATTGCCCGCTTTTTCTGCGCAAGACGCGCCCGGTACAGTTCACGCGTGCCGGCCAGAGACTGCTGGGGCTGGCGGAACAGGTTCTGCCCCAGATTCGTAATGCCGAGCGTGATATCGCGCGCATGGCCGGCGGGGAACAGGGCCGTCTGCATATGGCGATTGAATGTCACAGTTGCTTTCAGTGGCTCATGCCAACCATCGACCACTTTCGCAATCACTGGCCCGAGGTCGAAGTGGATATCCCGGCCGGCCAGCATTTTGACCCGCTACCGGCACTGGCACGCGAGCAGCTCGACCTGGTCATTACGGCCGACCCTCAATCGCTGCCGCGTATTCACTATGAACCGCTCTTTCGCTATGAAAGCCTGCTGGCCGTGGCCAGACAGCATCCCCTGGCCGACAGGCGCTATATCGCGCCGGAGGACCTGATTGATCAGACCCTGATCACCTATCCGGTGGAGCATTCCAAACTGGATGTTTTCACACGTTTTCTTGAGCCGGCCGGCATTCATCCCCGCGAGACCCGAACGGCCGAGCTGACCATGATGATGATGCAGCTGGTTGCGAGTGAGCGAGGCGTCTGCGCCCTGCCAAACTGGGCATTGACCGAGTATCTGGAAAAGGATTACGTGAAGGCCTGTTCACTGGGCCGTGAGGGAGTGTGGGGCACGCTTTATGCCGCCGTTCGGCTCGACCAGATGAACCAGGTGTGGATGAGTGATTTTCTGCGCACGGCGCGCGAAACTTCCTTTTCCGTGCTCAACGGCATAAGACCGGCCAACTGA
- a CDS encoding ribonucleotide-diphosphate reductase subunit beta yields MQETTLFTDDNDQVDNSGLGEIQVGAQRIDASQKAMINAQSDVNQLLPLKYSWAWEKYLSGCNNHWMPTEVSMQGDIATWRAPVNSPQGLTEDEVLMLKRNLGFFATAESLVANNIVLAVYRNITNPECRQYLLRQAFEEAIHTHTFQYICTSLGLDEGELFNMYREIPSITDKDAWALKYTQALEDPSFTTGTVERDQAFLRALVAFYVVFEGMWFYTGFAQILALGRRNKMVGIAEQYQYILRDESIHLNFGIDCINQIKIENPHLWDDAFQQEVRGMLMEAYQLEAAYGRETMPRGILGLNAELTEQYMQFIANRRSEQIGLGLLFDDVENPFPWMSELIDLPKEKNFFETRVTEYQTGGALTWD; encoded by the coding sequence ATGCAAGAGACAACGCTATTCACCGATGACAATGATCAGGTCGATAACAGCGGTCTGGGCGAAATTCAGGTAGGCGCTCAGCGTATCGATGCCAGCCAGAAGGCCATGATCAATGCACAAAGCGACGTCAATCAGCTGCTGCCGCTGAAGTACAGCTGGGCCTGGGAAAAGTATCTCTCCGGTTGCAATAATCACTGGATGCCGACTGAAGTTTCCATGCAGGGCGATATCGCCACATGGCGTGCCCCGGTGAACAGCCCACAGGGGCTGACCGAAGACGAAGTGCTGATGCTCAAGCGCAACCTTGGCTTTTTTGCGACCGCCGAATCACTGGTGGCCAATAACATCGTACTGGCCGTCTATCGCAACATTACCAATCCGGAATGCCGTCAGTACCTGCTTCGTCAGGCCTTTGAAGAAGCCATTCACACACATACCTTCCAGTATATCTGCACATCACTGGGTCTGGATGAGGGTGAGCTCTTCAACATGTATCGGGAAATCCCCTCGATTACCGACAAGGATGCCTGGGCGCTCAAGTACACACAGGCGCTGGAAGATCCGAGCTTCACCACCGGTACCGTTGAACGTGATCAGGCATTTTTGCGCGCACTGGTAGCCTTCTATGTCGTGTTTGAAGGCATGTGGTTTTACACCGGCTTTGCTCAGATCCTGGCATTGGGGCGTCGCAACAAGATGGTGGGCATCGCCGAGCAGTATCAGTACATCCTGCGCGATGAGTCGATTCACCTGAACTTCGGCATCGACTGCATCAACCAGATCAAGATCGAAAACCCGCACCTGTGGGATGACGCCTTCCAGCAGGAAGTACGCGGCATGCTGATGGAAGCCTACCAGCTTGAAGCGGCCTACGGTCGTGAAACCATGCCACGCGGCATCCTCGGGCTGAATGCAGAGCTTACCGAACAGTACATGCAGTTCATCGCCAATCGCCGCAGTGAACAGATCGGTCTGGGTCTGCTCTTTGATGACGTGGAAAATCCGTTCCCCTGGATGTCGGAACTGATTGACCTGCCCAAGGAAAAGAACTTCTTTGAGACGCGAGTCACCGAATATCAGACCGGCGGCGCGCTGACCTGGGACTAA
- a CDS encoding MOSC domain-containing protein: MESLRNLMMQLPCAGRLDWLSRRPERHGVVEVATSLRLTEGKGIEGDHYSARGGKREVTLFQAEHLPVVAAFCNKSTLSPALLRRNLMVSGLNLLACRGQQLAVGNDVILEITGPCAPCSLMERTLGPGGYNALRGHGGMTARIVQGGIIELGDRVLVVPAGRNTAQGQLFQTP; encoded by the coding sequence ATGGAGAGTTTAAGAAACCTCATGATGCAGCTTCCTTGCGCCGGCCGTCTGGACTGGTTAAGCCGTCGCCCTGAACGTCACGGTGTGGTCGAAGTCGCAACATCGCTGCGCCTGACCGAGGGTAAAGGCATTGAGGGAGATCATTACAGCGCCCGAGGCGGCAAGCGCGAAGTCACCCTCTTTCAGGCCGAGCACTTGCCCGTTGTCGCCGCCTTTTGCAACAAGTCGACGCTTTCCCCTGCCCTGCTACGACGCAATCTTATGGTATCGGGACTCAATCTTCTGGCCTGCCGAGGACAGCAACTGGCCGTCGGTAATGACGTCATCCTCGAGATCACCGGCCCCTGCGCGCCCTGCAGTCTCATGGAAAGGACGCTGGGCCCGGGTGGCTACAATGCCTTGCGCGGCCATGGCGGAATGACCGCACGTATCGTGCAGGGCGGCATCATTGAGCTCGGCGATCGCGTACTGGTTGTGCCAGCTGGCCGAAACACGGCTCAGGGTCAGCTTTTTCAAACACCCTGA
- the pssA gene encoding CDP-diacylglycerol--serine O-phosphatidyltransferase: protein MTQTPPPNNRPPRDPFSEFKDDTEVVEDIVQNGERIRRRGIYLLPNLFTTAALFSGFFSVVAALNGNFGSAAIAIFVSMVLDGFDGRVARMTNTQSAFGEEYDSLADMLSFGVAPAIVAFAWILQDIGNLGWIAAFVYVAGAALRLARFNVQIGSTDKKWFIGLPSPSAAAVVAGFVWTFHSFEATAFGFKVLMAIIVAAVGILMVSNIRYYSFKEVDFKSPVPFVFLLAIVLAFVLISLEPAIMLLLLFGSYAASGPILAFMRRTGHAKPITSGIANTEEEMETANAETPETSAQADEAEVAGSSETSKNGDERK from the coding sequence ATGACGCAAACGCCTCCGCCGAACAATCGACCGCCCCGCGATCCCTTTTCAGAGTTCAAGGACGATACGGAAGTGGTTGAAGATATCGTGCAAAACGGTGAGCGCATCCGCCGGCGCGGTATTTATTTATTGCCCAACCTGTTTACCACGGCGGCGCTGTTTTCAGGCTTCTTCTCCGTTGTCGCAGCACTCAATGGCAATTTTGGCTCTGCTGCCATCGCCATCTTTGTCTCCATGGTGCTCGATGGCTTTGATGGCCGTGTAGCCCGCATGACCAATACCCAAAGCGCTTTCGGTGAGGAGTATGACAGCCTCGCGGACATGCTTTCCTTCGGGGTCGCCCCTGCCATCGTGGCTTTCGCATGGATACTTCAGGATATCGGCAACCTTGGCTGGATAGCGGCCTTTGTTTATGTGGCCGGCGCAGCGCTGCGTCTGGCGCGCTTTAATGTCCAGATCGGCAGCACCGACAAGAAATGGTTCATCGGACTGCCCAGCCCGTCGGCCGCTGCGGTTGTGGCAGGCTTTGTCTGGACCTTCCACAGCTTCGAGGCCACCGCCTTTGGCTTCAAGGTGCTCATGGCCATCATTGTGGCGGCCGTCGGTATCCTGATGGTCAGCAACATCCGCTATTACAGCTTCAAGGAAGTGGATTTCAAAAGTCCTGTACCCTTTGTGTTCCTGCTGGCCATCGTACTGGCCTTTGTTCTGATCTCGCTGGAACCCGCCATCATGCTGCTGCTGTTGTTTGGCAGCTATGCGGCATCCGGCCCGATCCTTGCCTTCATGCGTCGTACCGGCCATGCCAAACCCATTACCAGCGGCATCGCCAATACCGAAGAAGAGATGGAAACAGCCAATGCCGAAACTCCTGAAACATCAGCGCAGGCTGATGAGGCAGAGGTGGCAGGCTCCTCAGAAACATCAAAAAATGGTGATGAAAGAAAATAG
- the ilvC gene encoding ketol-acid reductoisomerase: MQVYYDKDCDLSLIQGKKVTILGYGSQGHAHANNLKESGVDVTVALRKGSGSWQKAEGSGLKVAEVADAVSGADIVMFLAPDEHQKQIYYRDVEPNLKEGAALAFAHGFNVHYQQIEPREDLDVIMIAPKAPGHTVRQTYTQGGGVPSLIAVYQDKSGKARELALSYASANGGGRAGIIHTTFQEETETDLFGEQAVLCGGATALVQAGFETLVEAGYAPEMAYFECLHELKLIVDLMYEGGMADMRYSISNTAEYGDYVTGPKIVTEDTKNAMRQVLKDIQEGTFAKDFILDHQSGFPTLKAKRRRGAEHQIEEVGTKLRGMMPWIAANKMVDKSKN; the protein is encoded by the coding sequence ATGCAGGTTTATTACGACAAGGATTGCGATCTCTCTCTCATCCAGGGCAAGAAGGTCACCATCCTGGGCTACGGCTCGCAGGGTCATGCTCACGCCAACAACCTCAAGGAATCCGGCGTCGATGTCACCGTTGCGCTGCGTAAGGGTTCCGGTTCCTGGCAGAAGGCAGAAGGGTCGGGTCTGAAAGTCGCTGAAGTGGCTGACGCGGTTTCCGGTGCTGATATCGTCATGTTCCTGGCGCCCGATGAGCACCAGAAGCAGATCTACTATCGTGACGTCGAGCCCAACCTGAAAGAAGGCGCTGCGCTGGCCTTTGCACATGGCTTCAACGTGCATTATCAGCAGATCGAGCCGCGTGAGGATCTGGACGTCATCATGATCGCGCCCAAGGCGCCCGGTCATACCGTACGTCAGACCTACACTCAGGGTGGCGGCGTGCCGAGTCTGATCGCGGTCTATCAGGACAAGTCCGGCAAGGCGCGTGAACTGGCCCTGTCCTACGCCAGTGCCAACGGCGGTGGTCGTGCCGGCATCATTCATACGACCTTCCAGGAAGAGACCGAAACCGATCTGTTCGGTGAACAGGCCGTACTGTGTGGTGGTGCCACAGCGCTGGTTCAGGCGGGCTTTGAAACCCTCGTGGAAGCTGGTTACGCGCCTGAAATGGCCTACTTCGAGTGTCTCCACGAGCTCAAGCTGATCGTTGATCTGATGTATGAAGGCGGTATGGCCGACATGCGCTACTCGATCTCCAACACGGCCGAGTATGGTGACTACGTCACCGGTCCGAAGATCGTGACCGAAGACACCAAAAACGCCATGCGTCAGGTGCTCAAGGACATCCAGGAAGGGACCTTTGCCAAGGACTTCATTCTGGATCACCAGTCCGGTTTTCCGACGCTCAAGGCCAAGCGCCGTCGTGGGGCCGAGCACCAGATCGAGGAGGTCGGCACCAAACTGCGTGGCATGATGCCCTGGATTGCGGCCAACAAGATGGTCGACAAGTCAAAGAACTGA